One stretch of Burkholderia oklahomensis C6786 DNA includes these proteins:
- a CDS encoding metal-dependent hydrolase: protein MTTPHLLPVRRDIRFALPPDRVHDWHVQGTPVTHFMNALSLLFPAGERFFMDSVRNYRDEIHDPELKKQVAGFIGQEAMHTREHIEYNDLLQSAGLPAHKLDKRLWALLGWGKKVLPNSMQLAITIALEHYTAILANLLLTGHEHRIDGSVEGYKQVWMWHAMEETEHKAVSYDVWNTVMKPGVKTYLLRTGTMLLTTLIFWTVVFDFHVRLMFAHRMRHGKLKGMWRLVKYLYSPKNGVFPSIALEWLDYFRPGFHPWDHDNRQYLQGIDTLLANIEAANERYADQAAPRRVPLHSSPAQQHA, encoded by the coding sequence ATGACGACACCGCATTTGTTGCCGGTCCGGCGCGACATCCGCTTCGCGCTGCCCCCCGATCGCGTGCACGACTGGCACGTCCAGGGCACGCCCGTCACGCACTTCATGAACGCGCTGTCGCTGCTGTTCCCGGCGGGCGAGCGCTTCTTCATGGACTCGGTGCGCAACTATCGCGACGAGATCCACGATCCCGAGCTGAAGAAGCAGGTCGCGGGCTTCATCGGCCAGGAAGCGATGCATACGCGCGAGCACATCGAGTACAACGATCTGCTGCAATCGGCCGGCCTGCCCGCGCACAAGCTCGACAAGCGCTTGTGGGCGCTGCTCGGCTGGGGCAAGAAGGTGCTGCCGAATTCGATGCAGCTCGCGATCACGATCGCGCTCGAGCACTACACGGCGATCCTCGCGAATCTGCTGCTGACGGGCCACGAGCATCGGATCGACGGCTCGGTCGAGGGCTACAAGCAGGTATGGATGTGGCACGCGATGGAAGAGACCGAGCACAAGGCGGTCTCGTACGACGTGTGGAACACCGTGATGAAGCCGGGTGTGAAGACCTATCTGCTGCGCACCGGCACGATGCTGCTGACGACGCTGATCTTCTGGACAGTCGTGTTCGACTTCCACGTGCGCCTGATGTTCGCGCACCGGATGCGCCACGGCAAGCTGAAGGGGATGTGGCGGCTCGTCAAGTACCTGTACAGCCCGAAGAACGGCGTGTTCCCGAGCATCGCGCTCGAATGGCTCGACTATTTCCGGCCGGGCTTCCATCCGTGGGATCACGACAACCGGCAGTACCTGCAGGGCATCGACACGCTGCTCGCGAACATCGAAGCCGCGAACGAGCGCTATGCCGACCAGGCCGCGCCGCGCCGCGTGCCGCTTCATTCGTCGCCCGCGCAGCAGCACGCGTAA
- a CDS encoding alpha/beta fold hydrolase, with product MASVRDTLTVRSGDVRLAVYLSGPRNAPPVILVHGYPDSARVWERVREHLDKRFRVIAYDVRGAGASDAPKRRADYKLPVLARDLLAVADATCGNRPFHLVGHDWGSIQCWEAATDPSIAGRLASYTSISGPCLDHVFRAPLNLKQTLKSWYVAFFHLPLVPELAWRLGGAKLWPLWLRKTERIVVDADPDQLRNGLNGLKLYRANFIERARRPRERYAQAPVQIIVPRYDRYVTPALTRNLDRWLGAHRRDEIAASHWTVIRDAALIAARIGRFAAAHEPRRQAIAAGAKSGGQQRTRQRANQHASGGKRLRSVS from the coding sequence ATGGCGTCCGTCCGCGACACGCTGACGGTCCGCTCGGGCGACGTGCGCCTTGCCGTCTACCTGAGCGGGCCGCGCAACGCCCCGCCCGTGATCCTCGTGCACGGCTATCCGGATTCGGCGCGCGTGTGGGAGCGCGTGCGCGAGCATCTCGACAAGCGCTTTCGCGTGATCGCGTACGACGTGCGCGGCGCGGGCGCATCGGACGCGCCGAAGCGCCGCGCCGACTACAAGCTGCCCGTGCTCGCGCGGGATCTGCTCGCCGTCGCCGATGCGACGTGCGGCAACCGGCCGTTTCACCTCGTCGGCCACGACTGGGGTTCGATTCAATGCTGGGAAGCGGCGACCGATCCGTCGATCGCGGGCCGGCTCGCGTCATACACGTCGATTTCGGGGCCGTGCCTCGACCACGTGTTTCGCGCGCCGCTCAATCTGAAGCAGACGCTGAAATCGTGGTACGTCGCGTTCTTCCATCTGCCGCTCGTCCCCGAGCTCGCGTGGCGCCTGGGCGGCGCGAAGCTGTGGCCGCTGTGGCTGCGCAAGACCGAGCGGATCGTCGTCGACGCCGATCCGGATCAATTGCGCAACGGACTGAACGGCCTCAAGCTCTACCGTGCGAATTTCATCGAGCGCGCCCGTCGGCCGCGCGAACGCTACGCGCAGGCGCCGGTGCAGATCATCGTGCCGCGCTACGACCGGTACGTGACGCCCGCCCTCACCCGCAACCTCGACCGCTGGCTCGGCGCCCACCGGCGCGACGAGATCGCCGCGTCGCACTGGACGGTGATCCGCGACGCGGCGCTGATCGCCGCGCGGATCGGCCGGTTCGCGGCCGCGCACGAGCCGAGGCGGCAGGCGATCGCGGCCGGCGCGAAATCCGGCGGCCAGCAACGGACGAGACAGCGCGCGAATCAGCATGCATCGGGCGGCAAGCGTTTGAGAAGCGTTTCGTAG
- a CDS encoding NAD(P)/FAD-dependent oxidoreductase, with the protein MIFDVVIVGGGFAGQAAALQLARARRNVLLIDAKRPRNRFARASHGFLGQDGQAPFAMIAAAARQLAAYPTVQFDEGDAADAAAAGDGFRVSLADGRQALGKRLILATGVRDILPALPGLQERWGISVLHCPYCHGYELDRRPMGVLASSEQAVHQAMLVSDWGPTTLFTQRAFVPTRDQLAMLSARGVTVEQTPVAALVGAAPALEAVRLADGRTAELSGLFIAPRTVPACDLPERLACLFNDGPTGPYLAVDERQQTSVPGVFAAGDVARPMANATLAAAAGVMAAAGAHHSLIYGVDERG; encoded by the coding sequence ATGATTTTCGATGTCGTCATCGTCGGAGGCGGCTTCGCCGGGCAGGCGGCGGCCCTGCAACTGGCCCGCGCCAGACGCAATGTCTTGCTCATCGACGCGAAGCGGCCTCGCAATCGCTTTGCGCGGGCGTCCCACGGTTTTCTCGGGCAGGACGGGCAGGCGCCGTTCGCGATGATCGCCGCCGCGGCCCGGCAGCTCGCCGCGTATCCGACGGTCCAATTCGATGAAGGCGATGCGGCCGACGCCGCGGCCGCCGGTGACGGGTTTCGCGTTTCGCTGGCTGACGGCCGGCAGGCGCTGGGCAAGCGCCTGATCCTGGCGACGGGCGTTCGGGACATCCTGCCTGCGCTGCCCGGTCTGCAAGAGCGCTGGGGCATCAGCGTCCTGCATTGTCCGTATTGCCACGGCTACGAACTGGATCGGCGTCCGATGGGCGTGCTGGCGAGCAGCGAGCAGGCCGTGCATCAGGCGATGCTGGTATCGGATTGGGGGCCGACCACGCTGTTTACTCAGCGCGCGTTCGTCCCCACGCGAGACCAGTTGGCGATGCTGTCGGCTCGCGGCGTGACGGTCGAGCAAACGCCGGTCGCGGCGCTCGTCGGCGCCGCGCCCGCGCTCGAAGCGGTCCGCCTCGCCGACGGCAGGACGGCGGAACTCTCCGGCCTGTTCATTGCGCCCCGAACCGTGCCGGCGTGCGATCTGCCCGAGCGGCTCGCCTGCCTCTTCAACGACGGTCCGACAGGGCCTTATCTCGCCGTCGACGAGCGACAGCAGACGTCGGTGCCCGGCGTGTTCGCCGCAGGGGATGTCGCGCGGCCGATGGCGAATGCGACGTTGGCGGCCGCCGCGGGCGTGATGGCGGCAGCGGGCGCGCATCACTCGCTGATCTATGGCGTCGACGAGCGCGGCTGA
- a CDS encoding Rrf2 family transcriptional regulator: protein MPRDNRLSRMLHVLIHMDRHVERATSDAIAKMLGTNPVVVRRMMAGLRDQGYVRSEKGHGGGWELVCDLDAITLLDVYRAIGQPPLFSIGPHADQPDCLVEKAVDARMAEALDEAETLLLARFGAITVGDLTRDFEKRLANHQAGKRGNCAAA, encoded by the coding sequence ATGCCACGCGACAACCGCCTGTCCCGCATGCTCCACGTGCTGATCCACATGGATCGGCACGTCGAGCGCGCCACATCCGACGCGATCGCGAAGATGCTCGGCACGAACCCCGTCGTCGTGCGCCGGATGATGGCCGGACTGCGGGACCAGGGCTACGTCAGATCGGAAAAAGGCCACGGCGGCGGCTGGGAGCTCGTTTGCGACCTGGATGCGATTACGCTGCTCGACGTGTACCGCGCCATCGGCCAACCGCCGCTGTTCAGCATCGGCCCCCATGCCGATCAGCCCGATTGTCTCGTCGAGAAAGCCGTCGATGCGCGTATGGCCGAAGCGCTGGACGAAGCCGAAACCTTGCTGCTGGCTCGTTTTGGAGCCATCACCGTCGGCGATCTGACAAGGGACTTCGAAAAGAGGCTCGCCAATCACCAGGCCGGGAAACGGGGGAATTGCGCTGCGGCGTAG
- a CDS encoding putative glycolipid-binding domain-containing protein, which translates to MREVRWASLEHDGIEYLAFERHARGSVAESVVVGRNGGLAYGLAYRVACDERWRAKHLIVKVMGGATFELRGDGEGRWRNAADEPLAALDGCIDVDIAATPYTNTLPIRRLGLARDERRPIDVVYLSIPDLTVSRMQQAYRCIEPDRIYRYESVASGFTAQLEVDRDGLVIDYEALFRRLPVDAR; encoded by the coding sequence ATGCGAGAAGTGCGCTGGGCGTCGCTCGAACACGACGGAATCGAGTATCTGGCGTTCGAGCGGCACGCGCGCGGCAGTGTCGCCGAGAGCGTGGTCGTCGGACGGAACGGTGGGCTCGCTTACGGTCTTGCCTATCGCGTCGCTTGCGACGAGCGCTGGCGCGCGAAGCACTTGATCGTCAAGGTGATGGGCGGCGCCACGTTCGAGTTGCGCGGCGACGGCGAAGGCCGCTGGCGCAACGCGGCGGACGAGCCGCTGGCGGCGCTCGACGGATGCATCGACGTCGACATCGCCGCGACCCCATACACGAACACGCTGCCGATCCGCCGCCTCGGGCTTGCGCGCGATGAGCGGCGACCGATCGACGTCGTTTATCTATCGATCCCGGATCTGACCGTCAGCCGCATGCAGCAGGCGTATCGATGCATCGAGCCGGATCGCATCTATCGCTACGAAAGCGTCGCGAGCGGCTTCACCGCGCAACTGGAAGTCGATCGCGACGGACTCGTCATCGATTACGAAGCGCTTTTCAGGCGTTTGCCGGTCGACGCGCGCTGA
- a CDS encoding arylamine N-acetyltransferase family protein, translating into MRDAVDLSRYFARIGYHGTAAPTLDVLRRLQALHPQSIPFENLNPYTGARVALDLESVVDKLVERRRGGYCFEQNKLFYTVLVQLGFRVTPLIARVRWQRPPEESTPQTHMLLRIDLDGATWFADVGFGSTTLTAPLRYDLNDAQSTPHGMYRVVDAPVAGELEIECETPNGWHPLYRFSLKPVEWIDYEVANWYTSSHPDSFFTHDLVVCRILPDARALLFNDALTLRTTEGAAQTTRLSDVDAWAACLRERFGLDLSGFDAAALYARAVARADETAADAERRDGGATT; encoded by the coding sequence ATGCGCGACGCAGTCGATCTTTCCCGTTATTTCGCCCGCATCGGTTATCACGGAACGGCGGCGCCGACGCTCGACGTCCTTCGCCGGCTGCAGGCGCTGCATCCGCAGTCGATTCCGTTCGAGAACCTCAATCCGTACACCGGCGCGCGCGTCGCGCTCGACCTCGAGTCGGTGGTCGACAAGCTGGTCGAGCGGCGGCGCGGCGGTTATTGCTTCGAGCAGAACAAGCTCTTCTACACGGTGCTCGTGCAGCTCGGCTTTCGCGTGACGCCGCTGATCGCGCGCGTGCGCTGGCAGCGTCCGCCCGAAGAGTCGACCCCGCAGACGCACATGCTGCTGCGCATCGACCTGGACGGCGCGACGTGGTTTGCCGACGTCGGCTTCGGCTCGACGACGCTGACCGCGCCGCTGCGCTACGACCTGAACGACGCGCAGTCGACGCCGCACGGCATGTATCGCGTCGTCGACGCGCCCGTCGCGGGCGAGCTGGAAATCGAGTGCGAGACGCCGAACGGCTGGCATCCGCTGTATCGCTTTTCGCTGAAGCCCGTCGAGTGGATCGATTACGAGGTCGCGAACTGGTATACGTCGAGTCATCCCGACTCGTTCTTCACGCATGATCTCGTCGTGTGCCGGATCCTGCCCGACGCACGCGCGCTGCTTTTCAACGATGCGCTGACGTTGCGCACCACGGAGGGTGCGGCGCAAACGACCCGGCTGTCGGACGTCGACGCATGGGCGGCGTGCCTGCGCGAGCGCTTCGGGCTCGATTTGAGCGGATTCGATGCGGCGGCGCTGTACGCGCGGGCGGTGGCGCGCGCCGACGAAACGGCGGCTGACGCCGAACGGCGCGACGGCGGCGCGACGACCTAA
- a CDS encoding cystathionine gamma-synthase family protein: MTYSSYHKKDIDGRPLHPETQMMSYGFDPFLSEGAVKPPVFLTSTFAFRSAEDGADFFDVVSGRKPLPQGEAAGLVYSRFNHPNLEIVEDRLALLDGSEAAVVTSSGMSAISAIFLAFLRPGDQLVQSVPLYGGTETLIAKFFREWGVTAHPIEDGLSPQSIGAALEAAAQQGPVRLCYVETPANPTNALIDLDGMRRELDAFEARHGYRPISVCDNTLLGPIFQKPSEHGVDMSVYSLTKYVGGHSDLVAGGVTGRRDLVAKVRAVRSAFGSQLDPHSSWMLIRSMETVVLRMKQAARTASAVAKWLATNPYQKVDVYHPELIVDDAYQAVYKRQCEGAGSTFAFVLNGGRAEAFRFINALHLFKSAVSLGGTESLICHPASTTHSGVPQEARRAAGVSEGLIRVSIGLEHEEDLIADLDNAFRRSGLAASE, translated from the coding sequence ATGACGTATTCGAGCTATCACAAGAAGGACATCGACGGCCGTCCGTTGCATCCGGAAACGCAGATGATGTCGTACGGATTCGATCCGTTCCTGTCCGAGGGTGCGGTGAAGCCGCCGGTGTTCCTGACATCGACGTTCGCGTTCCGCTCGGCGGAGGACGGCGCCGATTTCTTCGACGTCGTGTCGGGCCGCAAGCCGCTTCCGCAGGGCGAGGCGGCGGGCCTCGTCTACAGCCGCTTCAATCATCCGAATCTCGAGATCGTCGAGGACCGCCTCGCGCTGCTCGACGGCTCCGAGGCGGCCGTCGTCACATCGAGCGGGATGTCGGCGATCAGCGCGATCTTTCTCGCGTTCCTGCGGCCCGGCGATCAACTGGTGCAATCGGTGCCGCTGTACGGCGGCACCGAAACGCTGATCGCGAAGTTCTTCCGCGAATGGGGCGTGACCGCGCATCCGATCGAGGACGGCCTGTCGCCGCAGTCGATCGGCGCGGCGCTCGAAGCCGCCGCGCAGCAGGGACCGGTGCGGCTTTGCTACGTCGAGACGCCGGCGAACCCGACCAACGCGCTGATCGATCTCGACGGGATGCGACGCGAGCTCGACGCATTCGAGGCGCGTCACGGCTATCGCCCGATTTCGGTGTGCGACAACACGCTGCTCGGGCCGATCTTCCAGAAGCCGAGCGAGCACGGCGTCGACATGTCGGTGTACTCGCTGACCAAGTACGTCGGCGGCCATAGCGACCTCGTCGCCGGCGGCGTGACGGGCCGCAGGGATCTCGTCGCGAAAGTGCGTGCGGTGCGCAGCGCATTCGGTTCGCAACTCGATCCGCATTCGTCGTGGATGCTGATTCGCTCGATGGAGACGGTCGTGCTGCGAATGAAGCAGGCGGCGCGCACGGCATCGGCGGTCGCGAAGTGGCTGGCGACGAATCCGTATCAGAAGGTCGACGTGTATCACCCGGAGCTGATCGTCGACGATGCCTATCAGGCCGTCTACAAGCGGCAATGCGAGGGCGCAGGCTCGACGTTCGCGTTCGTGCTGAACGGCGGCCGCGCCGAAGCGTTCCGCTTCATCAACGCGCTGCATCTATTCAAGTCGGCGGTGAGCCTGGGTGGCACCGAGTCGCTGATCTGCCATCCGGCGTCGACGACGCATTCGGGTGTTCCGCAAGAGGCGCGCAGGGCGGCGGGCGTGTCGGAAGGGTTGATTCGCGTGTCGATCGGCCTCGAGCACGAGGAGGATCTGATCGCGGATCTCGACAACGCGTTTCGCCGATCCGGCCTCGCTGCGAGCGAATAA
- a CDS encoding Lrp/AsnC family transcriptional regulator — translation MKLDETDLKILKILQENGRLSNAELADRVALSAAPCWKRLRRLEADGFISGYQAILDRRALGYEIVAFVNISLDSHTEKTCRAFEAGVMAMPEVVACHNTTGQHDYLVQIVAKNFDTFSSFVLNRLRSLPGVKELLSTISMRELKSTSRLPASELRIAK, via the coding sequence ATGAAGCTGGACGAAACAGATCTGAAGATTCTGAAGATCCTGCAGGAGAACGGACGCCTCAGCAACGCGGAGCTGGCCGATCGCGTGGCGCTGTCCGCGGCGCCGTGCTGGAAGCGTCTGCGCCGGCTCGAAGCAGACGGCTTCATCTCAGGTTATCAGGCGATCCTCGATCGGCGTGCGCTCGGCTACGAGATCGTCGCATTCGTCAACATTTCGCTCGACAGCCATACCGAAAAAACCTGCCGAGCGTTCGAAGCAGGCGTGATGGCAATGCCGGAAGTGGTCGCGTGCCATAACACGACCGGGCAGCACGACTATCTCGTGCAAATCGTCGCGAAGAATTTCGATACGTTCTCGAGCTTCGTATTGAATCGGCTCCGGTCGCTGCCGGGCGTCAAGGAACTGCTCAGCACGATTTCGATGCGCGAATTGAAATCGACGAGCCGGCTGCCGGCGAGTGAATTGAGGATCGCGAAGTGA
- a CDS encoding amidase — MSAGISPSSRPPAAPLDPLDPLDPLVDMPAHALAAAIRRKDVSCVETMRAYLAHIERVNGDVNAIVALREPDALLAEAAQKDAALARGEYAGWLHGIPQAPKDLAMTKDIVTTLGSPIFRTMRPSADALVVERMRAAGAVFVGKTNTPAFGLGSHTFNEVYGATHNPYDLSKSAGGSSGGAAAALAARMLPVADGSDFGGSLRNPAAFCNVYGFRPSQGRVPRWPSVDVFVQQLGTEGPMGRTVVDVALLLAIQAGYDRRDPLSLAEDPQRFAQSLDADLRGKRIAWVGDWNGYLAMEPGVLALCEASFDALRAIGCDVDAALPSFSPERIWQTWLVHRHLLSGGNLLMHYRDPSRRALLQPEAIYEVEGLFKLGASDVYDASAARSAWYHALTTFFERYDYIAAPTAQVFPFDVGLRWPQAIAGRTMDTYHRWMETVVPWTLAGCPVISVPVGFNAAGLPMGMQLIGRPRDDFAVLQLARAYEMERDWVNARRPALPGARIE, encoded by the coding sequence ATGTCCGCAGGCATTTCCCCGTCTTCCCGCCCGCCCGCCGCGCCCCTCGATCCTCTCGATCCTCTCGATCCGCTCGTCGACATGCCCGCGCATGCGCTCGCCGCGGCGATCCGGCGCAAGGACGTGTCGTGCGTCGAGACAATGCGCGCGTATCTCGCTCACATCGAGCGCGTGAACGGCGACGTCAACGCGATCGTCGCGCTGCGCGAACCCGATGCGCTGCTCGCCGAAGCCGCGCAGAAAGACGCGGCGCTCGCGCGCGGCGAATATGCAGGCTGGCTGCATGGCATCCCGCAGGCGCCGAAGGATCTCGCGATGACGAAGGACATCGTGACGACGCTCGGCTCGCCGATCTTCCGCACGATGAGGCCGTCGGCCGACGCGCTCGTCGTCGAGCGGATGCGCGCGGCGGGAGCGGTGTTCGTCGGGAAGACGAACACGCCGGCGTTCGGGCTGGGCTCGCATACGTTCAACGAGGTCTATGGTGCGACGCACAATCCGTACGACCTGTCGAAAAGCGCGGGCGGCAGCAGCGGCGGCGCGGCGGCGGCGCTCGCCGCGCGGATGCTGCCCGTCGCCGACGGCAGCGATTTCGGCGGCTCGCTGCGCAATCCGGCCGCGTTCTGCAACGTGTACGGCTTTCGACCGTCGCAAGGGCGCGTGCCGCGTTGGCCGAGCGTCGACGTGTTCGTCCAGCAACTCGGCACCGAAGGGCCGATGGGGCGCACGGTCGTCGACGTCGCGCTGCTGCTCGCGATCCAGGCGGGCTACGACCGGCGCGATCCGCTGTCGCTCGCCGAAGATCCGCAGCGCTTCGCGCAATCGCTCGATGCCGATCTGCGCGGCAAGCGGATCGCGTGGGTCGGCGACTGGAACGGCTATCTCGCGATGGAGCCCGGCGTGCTGGCGCTGTGCGAGGCGAGCTTCGACGCGCTGCGCGCGATCGGCTGCGATGTCGATGCGGCGCTGCCGTCGTTTTCTCCGGAGCGGATCTGGCAGACCTGGCTCGTGCACCGGCATCTGCTGTCGGGCGGAAATCTGCTGATGCATTACCGCGACCCGTCGCGGCGCGCATTGCTGCAGCCGGAAGCGATCTACGAGGTGGAGGGCTTGTTCAAGCTCGGCGCGTCCGACGTCTACGACGCGAGCGCCGCGCGCAGCGCGTGGTACCACGCGCTGACGACGTTCTTCGAGCGCTACGACTACATTGCCGCGCCGACCGCACAGGTCTTTCCGTTCGACGTCGGCCTCCGCTGGCCGCAAGCGATCGCGGGACGCACGATGGATACTTATCACCGCTGGATGGAGACGGTCGTGCCGTGGACGCTCGCCGGCTGTCCGGTGATCAGCGTGCCGGTCGGATTCAACGCGGCGGGGCTGCCGATGGGCATGCAGCTGATCGGCCGGCCGCGCGACGATTTCGCGGTGCTGCAACTCGCGCGTGCGTACGAAATGGAGCGGGACTGGGTGAATGCGCGCCGGCCCGCGTTACCCGGCGCTCGAATCGAGTAG
- a CDS encoding universal stress protein — MLKLLVPVGHSQRSLQAVRHAAFLYHERCASEVVLINVQPPLESTRLEAFHSLAKLRQIEHDFSEGELAQAIGILKDAHVKYSVAMKVGPIADTIAACAAENGCDEIVVVAPRRDPLHALAHFFHRSILDRLVRIANVPVTAVR; from the coding sequence ATGCTCAAACTCCTGGTCCCCGTCGGTCACTCGCAGCGTTCGCTGCAGGCCGTGCGGCACGCCGCCTTTCTGTATCACGAGCGATGTGCGTCCGAAGTCGTGCTGATCAACGTGCAGCCCCCTCTCGAATCCACCCGCCTCGAAGCCTTCCATTCGCTCGCGAAGCTCCGCCAGATCGAGCATGATTTCTCGGAAGGCGAACTCGCCCAAGCCATCGGCATCCTCAAAGACGCTCACGTCAAATATTCGGTCGCGATGAAAGTCGGCCCGATCGCCGACACGATCGCCGCCTGCGCGGCGGAGAACGGCTGCGACGAGATCGTCGTCGTCGCGCCGCGCCGCGATCCGCTCCACGCGCTCGCCCATTTTTTCCACCGCAGCATCCTCGACCGCCTCGTACGCATCGCGAACGTGCCTGTTACCGCCGTGCGCTAG
- a CDS encoding OmpA family protein: MKMNRISKYVAAAGFCGALLAGCGMAPTTAPDGSVGFPARDSAWLKEGAFVNVENLRQIGPGLDKNQVYALIGEPHFSEGIFGVHVWNYVFNFRTGPGPSGVVTCQYQIQYDDHYRVKSTYWKEPACKALADGPKPAPTVQTAPSDNVKQFTLDYHLLFPFDKSALRDLLPSGRAELDRIAATLQQQYQHIRSVRVTGYTDRLGTDEYNRQLSLARAETIRSYLTTRGLPGDLIVAQGLGKADPVSAGCPAGRSSEAIACLAPDRRVRIDVAGERR, encoded by the coding sequence ATGAAAATGAACAGGATATCGAAATATGTGGCGGCGGCCGGATTTTGCGGGGCGCTGCTGGCGGGATGCGGAATGGCGCCGACCACCGCGCCGGACGGGTCGGTCGGGTTCCCGGCGCGCGACAGCGCATGGCTGAAGGAGGGCGCGTTCGTGAATGTCGAGAATCTGCGGCAGATCGGTCCCGGTCTCGACAAGAACCAGGTCTATGCGCTGATCGGCGAGCCGCATTTCAGCGAGGGGATCTTCGGCGTGCACGTGTGGAACTACGTGTTCAATTTCCGCACGGGTCCGGGGCCGAGCGGCGTCGTGACGTGCCAATACCAGATCCAGTATGACGATCACTATCGCGTGAAATCGACGTACTGGAAGGAGCCGGCGTGCAAGGCGCTCGCCGACGGCCCGAAGCCGGCGCCCACGGTGCAGACGGCGCCGAGCGACAATGTGAAGCAGTTCACGCTCGATTACCACCTGCTGTTTCCGTTCGACAAATCGGCGCTGCGCGATCTGCTGCCGAGCGGGCGCGCGGAGCTGGACCGGATCGCGGCCACGCTGCAGCAGCAATACCAGCACATCCGCTCGGTTCGGGTCACCGGCTATACCGATCGGCTCGGCACGGATGAATACAACCGCCAACTGTCGCTCGCCCGGGCTGAAACGATTCGCTCTTACCTGACGACGCGCGGCTTGCCGGGCGATCTGATCGTCGCGCAAGGGCTCGGCAAGGCCGATCCGGTGAGCGCCGGGTGTCCCGCCGGCCGTTCGTCCGAAGCGATCGCGTGTCTCGCGCCGGATCGACGCGTCAGGATCGACGTCGCAGGCGAGCGGCGCTAG